The following DNA comes from uncultured Devosia sp..
GCACCGCCATGCGCGGCCCGATCCTGCCCACCAGCGGTCCCGCAAAGGGCAGGGTCAACAGCGTGCCGCAGGGCAGCCCGAGCAGCGCCACCGCCAATCCCGCCGGCCCCAGCCCCAACGCCTCCTGCACCTGCGGAATCCGCGGCAACCAAGACCCAAAGGCGATGGGCTGCAGGAAGAAAATCAGCATGGTCAGGCGCTGGGGAGTGAGCATGACAAAATCTCAATTTACTGAGGGAGCCCCCTCATCCACCCCTTCGGGGCACCTTCTCCCGCGAGGGGAGAAGGTTGATCCGGTGTTGGTTTAGCCACGGTGCCAACCCTCTCCCCTCGCGGGAGAGGGTGGATCGGCCGAAGGCCGAGACGGGTGAGGGGGCCTACCGCCCCATTGCATACGGCAAATATCCCGCAAACCCCGTCAGCTTCCACACACCATCCACCTTGCGGCAGAAATACAGCGTCTGCCAGTTCAGCACATCCTTGCCGCCATCCTTGAGCGCGATCTCGCCATCGAACTTCTTGTGCGCGATGGCGATGTCGCCATTGATCTCGATCTCAGTCAGGCTGGTCGCGCGGTGAATGCCCTCCAGCACGTCCTCGGCATAGTCGAGCTTCTGGCTCTCCTGCGCCTGGCGGATCCAGTCGTCGCGATAGGCCTCGAGCGTGGGAAAGCTGATCGCCCAGTCATCCGGATTTCCCGATTTCTTGCCATTGATCCCCAGGAACCCTTCCTTGACGAAATCGCCGTCTACCAGGCTCCAGTCGGCAGCGACGAAAGCGGCAATGTCGCGCTCCACCAGCATGGTCCAGATGGCACTGCGGTCGGCGTCTTGCGGGAAGGGATTCATGCTGGTCATCGGCGCTCCTCCAGGCTCCAGCCAGCCAGCCGGTGCTCCTGTTTCATATTTTCAGAGATACCACCCGAGTGAAACCTCCGCATGGAGACCAGATGAATACCAATCCATCTATGCTGCCCCTTTCGCCCAAGCTTGTCCACACCCCGTCATGGCGAAAATTGGCAAAATACGCCCAGAAATTCGGCAAAATGCTGCCTCATTGGGCAAACTGCCGGGGTGGTTTAAATTGGTATTGAACGCGTGACGAATTCGTGTTGACATCACTTTCAGAACGATCCTAGTCTTGAAAATCGTTTACAGAATTCCGTACCGATCCAGTAGAGATTGGGCTGAACAATAAGCAGGGAACAGGTCTATGCGGGTTGGGATTATTGGCCTTGGCTATCGCCTTGGATATCTGGCGCGAGTGTTTTCGCTCGCCCGGCCGGATTTCCAGATTGCCGGCTATGTCGATCCTGCACCGGCCGGTCTGCCCTATACCAAAGAGCATGGCGTTTCGGTCGGTCAGTCTTTTGATACGCTCGAAGCTATGCTCGATAGCGAAAAGCTTGATCTGCTGATGGTTGGTTCGCCCAATCATCTCCACCTCGAGCACATTCGCATCGGTCTCGATCGCGGTCTCAAGATCTTCACCGAAAAGCCGGTCGTGACCTCCGTCGAGGACACCATGGCTCTGGCCGAGCTGATTGCCCAATACGGCTCCGACAATCTGATGGTCGGCCTCGTCCTGCGCTATGCCCCGCTCTATGTCGATCTGCGCAAGGCGCAAGGACAAGGGCTGCTGGGTGATATCACCTCGATCGAAGCCTCCGAGCATATTCCGCCCTATCACGGCGCCTTCTTCATGCGCGACTGGCGTCGCTACGAGAAATATTCCGGCAGCTTCATGCTGGAGAAGTGCTGCCACGACCTCGATCTTTATAACGGTGTCATGGGCTGCCGCCCGCAATTCGTGTCGAGCTTCGGCGGACGCCGCACCTTCGTGCCCAAGAATGCCCCCGCCAATGTCGGTATCAACGACATGGAAGTCTATCACCGCAAGCCTTCCGGCTGGCAGGGTTCGGACAAGGTCTTCGATAGCGATGGCGACATCATCGATTTCCAGACCGCCATGGTCCAATACGAGAATGGCGCGGCGCTGACCTTCCACACCAATCTCAATGTTCCCGACGATTTCCGGCGCTTTGCCGTCATGGGCGCCCAGGGCATGGCTGAGGGTGACTTCATCCGCAATTTCCTGCGCGTCACCGATAGCCGCACCGGCGAGCGCCTGACCGACACCACCTACAAGACCACCGAGCTCAGCCAGCACTATGGTGCCGACGAGCAGATGGCCGAGGATATCCTCAAGCATATGCTCGAAGGCGCCCCGCTTCCCGTATCGGTCACCGATGCACTCGAAGCCGGTCTTCTGGCGCTGAGCATGGACCGGGCGATGCGCACCCGCTCCGTCGTCGACATGACCCCGATCTGGCAGCAATTCGACGCTGCCCTGGGTCGAGCGAACTGAGGAGAGACCGATGACCAGCAGCCGTAGCGCCGTCCTCTTCGCCCTGGCCCTGCTGGCCCCGGCGGTTCTCTATATCGCGGCGATCGTCGCCTATCCGCTGCTCGACACGATCATCCTCAGCTTCACCAATGCTGCGCTTCGCCCGACCTATGATTTCGTCGGTTGGGCCAACTACCAGCGCATCTTTACCGCCGGCAATTTCACCGAAGTGATCCTGCGCACCCTGGTCTGGACCTTCTTTTCGGTCTCCATCAAGATGATCATCGGCATGTGCGGCGCCGTGCTGCTCAATGCCGCCGTGCCCGGCCAGGCCCTGTTCCGCATCCTCACCATGCCGCCCTGGATCGTCCCCATGGCCATCGGCATCTACATGTGGGCCTGGATGTACAACGGCAATTTCGGCATGATCTCGGGCCTCTTGCAGAATTTCGGCCTGACCAATGGCCCGGTTGCCTTCCTCGCCTATGGCAACACCGCCTTCTGGGCCACCATCATCACCGACGTGTGGATCGGCGTGCCCATGGTGACCATCTATTTCCTCGCCTCCATGCAGTCGATCCCCAAAGATCTCTACGAGGCCGCCTGGACCGACGGGGCAGGGCGCTTCTACCGCTGGCGCCGCATCACCCTGCCGCTGATGCTGCCCGCCATCATCACCATGAGCCTCCTCTCGCTCATCGCCACCTTCAACAGCTTCGACATCATCTATATCCTGACCAATGGCGGCCCTTCCGGCCAGACCACGACGATGATCATCGACACCTACAAGACCGCCATGGGTTCGCGTAAATATGGCGAAGGCGCCGCCCGCGCCGTGGTGATCTGCATCTTCGTCTCGGTCTTCTGCCTCGTCTACTTCCGTGCCGTCCGCAAGCTGTCGCAGGGAGAAGCCAAATGAGTGACGTTGCCCGCACCACCGAAGTCGCCGCTGTCGATAGCCCCGCTCTCGTCAAGCCCAAGGCCCGCACCAAGGCTGCCAAGCCGATGATCGACCGCTACAAGTGGTACGAGGTCGCCTCCATCTATCTCGGCATCGCGGTCTTCCTCTTCTTCGTCCTCGCGCCTTTCATCGAAGGCTTCCTGGTCTCGCTGAAGCCTTTGGCCCAGCTGTTCTCGACGCCTTACAGCTTCATCCCCAGGAACGGCTCCTTCCAGGCCTATTTCGACATGTGGACCTCGGTCCCCATGCTGGGCATGCACATCTTCAATTCCTTCTTCATCTCGACCGTGGTGACGCTGATCGTCATCGCCATCGTCGTGCCGGCCGCCTATGCCTTCGCCCGCTTCCAGTTCCCCGCCTCGGGCCTGCTGCTGGGCCTGTTCCTTGCGGTCAACATGTTCTCGGGCGCGGTGCTGCTGATCCCGCTGTTCCGCCTGATGCGCGGCTTTGGCCTGCTCAACACCTATTGGGCGATGATCGTGCCGGGCGCCGCCTTCCTGATCCCGTCGTCGATCTGGCTGCTGCGCACCTACATGCTGCGCATTCCGCGCGAGCTCGACGAAGCCGCCTGGGTCGATGGTGCATCGCGCCTCTACACCCTGCGCCGGGTTATCCTGCCGCTGGCCATGCCGGGCATCGTCGTCGTCGCCATCATGACCTTCATCGGCGCCTATGCGCAGCAGTTCATCTTTGCGCTGACCTTCAATTCCAAGACCGAATTCATGCCGCTGCCGGTTGGGCTCTTTGCCTTCTTCGGCAAGCAGGAAGTGCAGTGGAACGAGTTGATGGCGGCCAGCTTCGTCGGCATCCTGCCGGTGATGATCGTCATCATTTTCCTCCAGCGCTATCTGGTGGCAGGTCTGACTGCGGGGGCGGTCAAGCAATAACAAGGATTTTCGTCCAGGACCCCGGAGGGACCTGACGAGAGGGAAGGCGCCTTCGGGCGTGCAACAAGGGAGACTAAGAATGAACAAGACCAAAGGCCTCGTGCTGGCGTCGCTGGTGGCCCTCTCGGGCACCACCGGTCTGGCCACTGTGGCTCAAGCCGAAGAAATCAACATCATCCTCTGCGGCGACGTGGTGACCCCGGTCTACACCAAGCTGTTCGAGGAATGGACCGCCGCCAATCCTGACTATCCCGTCGCCCCCGAGCTCGTCGGCTGGGGCCAGTGCCAGGACAAGGTGACCACGCTTGCCGTCGCCGGCACGCCGGTCGATATCGCCTATGTCGGTTCGCGCACCCTCAAGCAGTTCGCCCTCAACGATCTCATCGTCCCCGTGCCGATGACCGACGAGGAAAAGGGCGCCTACTATAACTACGTCCCCGAAACCGTCACGTTCGACGGCACCCAGTGGGGCATTCCGGTCGCCTTCTCCACCAAGGCCTTCTTCTGGAACAAGGACCTGTTCGAAGCCGCCGGCCTCGATCCGGAAACCCCGCCCAAGACCTGGGAAGAAGAGATCGCCTTCGCCAAGCAGATCACCGAAAACACCGATGCTGCCGGCTTCGGCATGATCGCCAAGACCTTTGACGGCACCATGCATTGGTTCCTGCACTGGATCTATACCAACAACGGTTCGGTCATCGACGCCGATGGCAACATCACCCTCGACAGCCCGCAGAACCTGGCTGCCCTGACCGCCTTCAAGGACATCGTGCCTTATTCCGAAGAAGGTCCGACCGCCTATGAACAGAACGAAGTCCGCGCCATCTGGCTCGACGGCGGTCTGGCCATGATGCACTGCTCGGTCAGCTGCGCCGGCCGTGGCACCGAAGCCGGCATCAACTGGGGCGTCGCCCCGCTGCCGACCGGTCCGGAAGCCCAGGGTCCCGGCACGCTGCTGATCACCGACTCGCTGGCTGTCTTCAAGGGCACTGGCCAGGAAGACAAGGTCATCGAATTCGGCAAGTTCCTGACCTCGCCTGAACACCAGCTCGAATATGAACTCAGCGAAGGTGGCCTCACCCCGCTGCGTCCGTCAGCTGAAGTCGACGCTCTCGTCGCCGAACAGCCGCACTGGAAGCCCTTCATCGATGGTATCGAATACGGTGGTCCCGAGCCCCTGTTCAACGACTACATCGGCTTCCAGAACGTCATGATCGAAATGGTCCAGTCCGTCGTGACCGGCGCCGCCGAACCCGCCGCAGCCCTCACCCTCGCTGCCGGCGAAATCGAGCAGTACAAGTAAGCCATTCCTGCCGTCGCGCTCCGGGGCGGCGGCAGACTTGAACCATTTTGGAGCCCATATCATGTCGCAGCTCAGTCTCAAGAGCCTCGAAAAATCCTTCAACGAAGCCCGCATCATCAAGGGCATCGACCTGGAGGTTTCCGAGGGTGACTTCGTGGTTTTCGTCGGCCCGTCCGGCTGCGGCAAGTCCACCCTGCTGCGCATGATCGCCGGCCTCGAAGACGTCACCCAGGGCGAGATCGAGATCGGCGGCAAGGTCGTCAACGACCTGCCCCCCGTCGAGCGTGGCATTGCCATGGTGTTCCAGTCCTATGCGCTCTACCCGCATATGACGGTCTACGAAAACATCGCCTTCCCGCTGCGCGTCGAAAAGCTGCCCCAGGCCGAAGTCGACAAACGCGTCATGGCGGCGGCGAAAGTCCTCCAGCTCGAGCCGCGCCTGCAGCATCGTCCCGGCCAGCTCTCCGGCGGCCAGCGCCAGCGCGTCGCCATCGGCCGCGCCATCGTCCGCCAACCCAAGATTTTCCTCTTCGACGAGCCCCTGTCCAACCTCGACGCGGCGCTCCGTTCGGAAATGCGCATCGAGCTGATGGAGCTGCATAAGCGCCTCGGCTCCACCATGATCTATGTTACGCACGACCAGGTCGAAGCCATGACCATGGCCGACAGGATCGTCGTGCTCGATGCCGGCGTCATCGCCCAGGTCGGCTCGCCGCTCGAACTCTATCACAAGCCTGACAATCTCTTCGTCGCCGGCTTCATCGGCTCGCCCAAGATGAACTTCATCAATGGCACGGTGAAATCCTCCGATGGCACCACCATCACCGTGGATCTGGGCAAGCTCGGCACCCTCGCTCTGCCGCGCGCGGCAAAGATCGGCGCCGGCCAGTCCGTCACCGTCGGCATTCGCCCCGAACATCTCAGCCTCGGCAAAGGCGATTTCAATCTTTCCGTCACCCCGCGCATCGTCGAGCATCTGGGCATCCACACCGTGCTCTATGCCGATCTGCCCGGCGGCGAAAACTTCATCGCCCTCTTCGAAGGCGACCCCGACGTGGCCGAAGCCAAGGCGTCCGAAGTCGGCTTCTCGCTGGCGCAAGTCCACCTGTTCGATCAGGCCGGGCAGGCGGTGTACTAGCACGTCTCGGCTTAATCCCGAACGCAACCCCACACTCGATGTCATCCCGGCCTTGAGCCGGGACCCATCCTGAGATGCCACCCCAGCCGCAAGGTGGCAGCGATAATCACAACCACCTTGCGGCTGAACTACCATCTCAGGATGGATCCCGGCTCAAGGCCGGGATGACACCGAGAATGCGGAAGCACTCAGGCCAAAGGAGCCGACCATGTCCGACATCGTCGGCCTGCTACAGTCCGAAAAGAGCGAATTCACCCGCTCCGAGCGCGCCCTGACCGAGATCGTCCTGGCCGATGTCGACAGCGTCCTCAAAATGTCCATCGTCGACCTCGCCGCCCATGCCGAGGTGTCGCCCCCCACCGTTACGCGCTTCTGCCGCCGCCTCGGCTGCGATAGCTATGCCGATTTCAAGGTGCGCCTGGCCCAGTCGCGTTTCGTCGGCCAGCGCTACTTCTCCGTAACCGCCGGCCCCGACTCCGTCCACGAAATCGCCCAGGGCGTGGTCAACGGCATCCAGTCCATCATCTACGAAACCTTCGACCATCTCGATTTCAATGCGGTGGAAACCGCCGCGACCGCCATTTCCCAGGCCGACAATGTCCTCGCTTTCGGCTCAGGCGGCGCCTCGTCGATGATGGCCGGCGAAATCGAGACGCGCCTGTTCCGCCTTGGCGTCAAAGTGGCGTCCAGTGACGATCACCAGATCCAGATGATGCGCGCCGCCGCGGCCCCCGTCGGCACCATTATCGTGGCCTTCTCGCTATCGGGCAACAATTCCCAGCTTGCCAAGGCCTTGGCGGTCGCCGGCGAATATGGCCATCAGCGCGTCGTCATCACCCGCTCCGGCTCCCTGGTTGCCGCCCAGGCCGACATTCTCCTGCCGGTCAATTGGCACGAAAACACCGACATCCTCCGTCCCACGCCCGGCCGTTACGCCGTGCTGGCCACGGTCGATATCCTCGCCCAGACCATCGCCGCCCGCATCGGCCGCCCCGCCATCACCGCCATGCGCCGCATCAAGCATCAGCTCGTCGTCAACCGCGACGGCGACGACACCCAGCCCCTGGGGGATTGAAGTGTCGGAACCTCAATGCTGCCCCACACGCGATGTCATCCCGGCCTTGAGCCGGGATCCATCCCGAGATGTGTTTGCTGCCGCAAGATGGTTCGTTCGATCGACCTTGCGGCCGTTGTGCGATCTCAAGATGGACCCCGGCTTAAGGCCGGGGTGACACCGTGGGTGTGGCGCCAGAAGCGCAAGTCACCAAATGCCCCTAGGGGCTGACACCAAACCAGAACGAGCACTTTCATGCCCATATCCTTCTCCCTCGTCACCACCTGGACCCCGGCCACCGATGACGCCCCGCTTGGCTATGGCATCGAGCTGACCAATACTGGCGACGAAGCCGTTTCCAATTTCCAGCTCGGTTTCTCCGGCCCCGCCCGCATCGATCCGCATGCGACGCTCGAAAACGGCAAGCTGCTCAAGCGCCTCTCCAACCACACGCTGATCGCCCCGCCCGATGGCTTTACCCTCGAGCCGGGCCAGACCTGGACCTCCACCGCCCGCGGCCTTTCCTATGGCCTGCGCCACTGGAGCGACGGCGCCAATACCGGCTATGTCGTGCTCGAAGACGGAACCACCGTCGCCCTGCCCACCGCCCCCACCAAGGGCAAGGGCCACAATTCGCCCCTGCTCAAGGGCGCAGCCAAATTCCCCGTGCCCGCCAAGGCACCGGTCCCGGTCTCCATCATTCCCTGGCCCAAATCCGTAGCCACCACCGGCGCCCGCACCGCCCCTCCCGGCCTTGATCTCAAGCCCGAGGGTGATCTCGCCGGTCGCGCCGCCGCCGCCTTTGCCGGTCTTGTCGACGGTCTCTTCCCCGTCGAAGGCATTGTCCGCCCCGCATCGGAAGCCGGCATGCCGGTGACCATTCGCGAAAAGGCGGGCCTGGGCGCCGAGGCTTATGAACTCCATTTCGCCGAGAGCGGCGCCACCGTCGAAGCCACAACGCGGCAGGGCCTCTTCTATGGCCTCGTGACCCTTGGCCAGATCCTGCGCGGCGCCAAGCTGCACCCGCAGACTTTCCTCTTCCCCACCGGCGGCACCATCAGCGACGAGCCTGGCTTCCGCTATCGTGGCTGCCATCTCGATGTGGCCCGCCAGTTCTATTACGGCGCCGAAGTGAGCCGCCTCATCAGGCTTCTCGCCTGGAACAAGCTCAACAAGTTCCATTGGCACCTCAGCGAAGACGAAGCTTGGCGCGTC
Coding sequences within:
- a CDS encoding Gfo/Idh/MocA family oxidoreductase, with the translated sequence MRVGIIGLGYRLGYLARVFSLARPDFQIAGYVDPAPAGLPYTKEHGVSVGQSFDTLEAMLDSEKLDLLMVGSPNHLHLEHIRIGLDRGLKIFTEKPVVTSVEDTMALAELIAQYGSDNLMVGLVLRYAPLYVDLRKAQGQGLLGDITSIEASEHIPPYHGAFFMRDWRRYEKYSGSFMLEKCCHDLDLYNGVMGCRPQFVSSFGGRRTFVPKNAPANVGINDMEVYHRKPSGWQGSDKVFDSDGDIIDFQTAMVQYENGAALTFHTNLNVPDDFRRFAVMGAQGMAEGDFIRNFLRVTDSRTGERLTDTTYKTTELSQHYGADEQMAEDILKHMLEGAPLPVSVTDALEAGLLALSMDRAMRTRSVVDMTPIWQQFDAALGRAN
- a CDS encoding MurR/RpiR family transcriptional regulator — translated: MSDIVGLLQSEKSEFTRSERALTEIVLADVDSVLKMSIVDLAAHAEVSPPTVTRFCRRLGCDSYADFKVRLAQSRFVGQRYFSVTAGPDSVHEIAQGVVNGIQSIIYETFDHLDFNAVETAATAISQADNVLAFGSGGASSMMAGEIETRLFRLGVKVASSDDHQIQMMRAAAAPVGTIIVAFSLSGNNSQLAKALAVAGEYGHQRVVITRSGSLVAAQADILLPVNWHENTDILRPTPGRYAVLATVDILAQTIAARIGRPAITAMRRIKHQLVVNRDGDDTQPLGD
- a CDS encoding sugar ABC transporter permease, with the translated sequence MTSSRSAVLFALALLAPAVLYIAAIVAYPLLDTIILSFTNAALRPTYDFVGWANYQRIFTAGNFTEVILRTLVWTFFSVSIKMIIGMCGAVLLNAAVPGQALFRILTMPPWIVPMAIGIYMWAWMYNGNFGMISGLLQNFGLTNGPVAFLAYGNTAFWATIITDVWIGVPMVTIYFLASMQSIPKDLYEAAWTDGAGRFYRWRRITLPLMLPAIITMSLLSLIATFNSFDIIYILTNGGPSGQTTTMIIDTYKTAMGSRKYGEGAARAVVICIFVSVFCLVYFRAVRKLSQGEAK
- the ugpC gene encoding sn-glycerol-3-phosphate ABC transporter ATP-binding protein UgpC, which gives rise to MSQLSLKSLEKSFNEARIIKGIDLEVSEGDFVVFVGPSGCGKSTLLRMIAGLEDVTQGEIEIGGKVVNDLPPVERGIAMVFQSYALYPHMTVYENIAFPLRVEKLPQAEVDKRVMAAAKVLQLEPRLQHRPGQLSGGQRQRVAIGRAIVRQPKIFLFDEPLSNLDAALRSEMRIELMELHKRLGSTMIYVTHDQVEAMTMADRIVVLDAGVIAQVGSPLELYHKPDNLFVAGFIGSPKMNFINGTVKSSDGTTITVDLGKLGTLALPRAAKIGAGQSVTVGIRPEHLSLGKGDFNLSVTPRIVEHLGIHTVLYADLPGGENFIALFEGDPDVAEAKASEVGFSLAQVHLFDQAGQAVY
- a CDS encoding carbohydrate ABC transporter permease, with product MIDRYKWYEVASIYLGIAVFLFFVLAPFIEGFLVSLKPLAQLFSTPYSFIPRNGSFQAYFDMWTSVPMLGMHIFNSFFISTVVTLIVIAIVVPAAYAFARFQFPASGLLLGLFLAVNMFSGAVLLIPLFRLMRGFGLLNTYWAMIVPGAAFLIPSSIWLLRTYMLRIPRELDEAAWVDGASRLYTLRRVILPLAMPGIVVVAIMTFIGAYAQQFIFALTFNSKTEFMPLPVGLFAFFGKQEVQWNELMAASFVGILPVMIVIIFLQRYLVAGLTAGAVKQ
- a CDS encoding extracellular solute-binding protein, with amino-acid sequence MNKTKGLVLASLVALSGTTGLATVAQAEEINIILCGDVVTPVYTKLFEEWTAANPDYPVAPELVGWGQCQDKVTTLAVAGTPVDIAYVGSRTLKQFALNDLIVPVPMTDEEKGAYYNYVPETVTFDGTQWGIPVAFSTKAFFWNKDLFEAAGLDPETPPKTWEEEIAFAKQITENTDAAGFGMIAKTFDGTMHWFLHWIYTNNGSVIDADGNITLDSPQNLAALTAFKDIVPYSEEGPTAYEQNEVRAIWLDGGLAMMHCSVSCAGRGTEAGINWGVAPLPTGPEAQGPGTLLITDSLAVFKGTGQEDKVIEFGKFLTSPEHQLEYELSEGGLTPLRPSAEVDALVAEQPHWKPFIDGIEYGGPEPLFNDYIGFQNVMIEMVQSVVTGAAEPAAALTLAAGEIEQYK